One window from the genome of Lentibacillus daqui encodes:
- a CDS encoding phosphoglycerate kinase: MNKKTLTDLDVKGKKVFCRVDFNVPMSDGKVTDDTRIKAALPTIEYLTENGAILILASHLGRPKGNVVEELRLDPVAKRLSDLIGKEVTKTDAVYGEEVNQAISQLENGDILLIENVRFEPGEEKNDPQLIEAFASMADLYVNDAFGAAHRAHASTTGVGEKLPAAAGFLMEKEIRVLGNALENPDRPFTAIIGGAKVKDKIDVIDHLLDKVDNLIIGGGLAYTFIKAKGYEIGKSLLEEDKLDLAKQFMNKADDKGVRFVLPVDAVVADDFSEDANTKIVAIDQIPADWEALDIGPKTRELYQEIVADSKLIIWNGPMGVFEMNAFAGGTMAVAKALAETDGYTVIGGGDSAAAVEKFGFAGDMDHVSTGGGASLEFMEGKELPGVQALDDK, translated from the coding sequence ATGAATAAGAAAACATTGACAGACCTTGATGTGAAAGGTAAGAAGGTCTTTTGCCGTGTCGATTTTAACGTGCCAATGAGCGATGGGAAAGTGACTGATGATACCCGCATTAAGGCTGCATTGCCGACCATCGAGTATTTAACGGAAAATGGTGCGATTTTAATCCTGGCAAGTCACCTTGGCCGTCCAAAGGGGAATGTGGTAGAAGAACTGCGCTTGGATCCAGTTGCTAAGCGATTGAGTGATCTAATTGGCAAGGAGGTCACTAAAACCGATGCTGTTTATGGGGAAGAAGTGAATCAAGCCATTTCCCAACTTGAAAATGGGGATATATTACTGATTGAAAATGTCCGTTTTGAGCCCGGTGAAGAAAAAAATGATCCCCAACTGATTGAGGCGTTTGCGTCCATGGCAGATTTATATGTGAATGATGCATTTGGTGCCGCCCACCGTGCTCATGCATCTACAACAGGAGTGGGCGAGAAACTGCCTGCTGCGGCCGGTTTTTTAATGGAAAAAGAAATCCGTGTGCTTGGCAATGCCTTAGAAAATCCCGATCGTCCGTTTACAGCGATCATTGGCGGGGCAAAGGTGAAGGACAAAATTGATGTCATTGACCATTTGCTGGATAAGGTTGACAATCTAATTATTGGTGGCGGTCTTGCTTATACGTTTATTAAAGCGAAAGGATACGAAATTGGCAAATCATTGTTGGAGGAAGATAAACTTGATTTGGCCAAGCAATTTATGAACAAAGCTGATGATAAAGGCGTACGCTTTGTCCTGCCAGTCGATGCGGTTGTTGCTGATGATTTTTCCGAAGATGCTAATACCAAAATAGTTGCAATTGATCAAATACCTGCTGATTGGGAAGCGCTCGATATTGGTCCAAAAACACGGGAACTTTATCAAGAGATAGTTGCTGATTCCAAACTAATTATCTGGAACGGACCAATGGGAGTATTTGAAATGAATGCATTTGCTGGCGGAACAATGGCAGTTGCCAAAGCATTGGCTGAAACCGATGGCTATACCGTTATTGGTGGTGGCGATTCCGCTGCGGCTGTTGAGAAATTTGGCTTTGCTGGTGACATGGATCATGTATCGACCGGTGGTGGGGCATCACTTGAATTTATGGAAGGAAAAGAACTTCCAGGTGTCCAGGCACTTGATGATAAATAA
- the tpiA gene encoding triose-phosphate isomerase — translation MRKTVIAGNWKMNKVLSEADQFMEEITGKITNNDNTEAIVCAPFPFLPSLVEKAKRSNVKVGAQNMHYEEDGAFTGEVSPVMLNDLGVTHVVLGHSERREYFAETDETVNKKTHAAFQHDLIPIVCVGETLEQRENNETMDHVKNQVQKALAGLTNDQVEQTMIAYEPIWAIGTGKTATSDQANEVCSHIRKVIGELTSTDVAENVVIQYGGSVKPANIDELLAKSDIDGALVGGASLEANSFLQLVEAGTK, via the coding sequence ATGCGAAAAACTGTAATTGCCGGTAATTGGAAGATGAATAAAGTTTTATCAGAAGCGGATCAGTTCATGGAGGAGATTACGGGCAAAATAACAAATAATGATAATACAGAAGCAATTGTATGTGCACCATTTCCATTCTTGCCTTCCCTTGTGGAAAAAGCAAAAAGATCCAATGTAAAAGTTGGAGCACAAAACATGCACTATGAAGAAGATGGTGCATTTACGGGAGAAGTTAGTCCTGTCATGTTAAATGATTTGGGCGTAACGCATGTTGTTTTGGGACATTCGGAACGTCGGGAATATTTTGCCGAGACCGATGAGACTGTGAACAAGAAAACCCATGCTGCCTTTCAACATGATCTGATTCCGATAGTCTGCGTTGGCGAAACTTTGGAGCAACGGGAAAACAATGAGACTATGGATCATGTCAAAAATCAAGTGCAAAAGGCATTGGCCGGTCTGACCAATGACCAGGTTGAGCAAACAATGATTGCCTATGAACCGATTTGGGCAATTGGTACAGGAAAAACAGCCACTAGTGACCAGGCTAATGAAGTTTGCAGCCATATTCGTAAAGTGATTGGAGAATTGACATCAACAGACGTAGCGGAAAATGTAGTCATCCAATATGGCGGAAGCGTCAAACCAGCAAATATCGATGAATTACTGGCTAAATCAGATATTGATGGTGCCTTGGTCGGCGGTGCAAGTCTCGAAGCCAATTCATTCCTGCAACTTGTGGAGGCGGGTACGAAATGA